From a single Strix uralensis isolate ZFMK-TIS-50842 chromosome 25, bStrUra1, whole genome shotgun sequence genomic region:
- the LOC141954697 gene encoding uncharacterized protein LOC141954697: MEGCCTVAVSFELCSLFPTLLQLSPEEVVAIWDAVSAYILGQLKLDKGVLVTGLGTFAVVQERFSGEEEVYVVRRPVFQLDIDTICLQELAFPTVAIPGNIEIKTLNYGWLSQATSFPPHVVQDCVQETIFLYSFQLRNRQRLAFAFKDIGVLSCRDDVLCMRFYYDCVTGLESEASQIALLHTRLWMPSGALSRGAPTAQGMEAAPAHAFPRFRFIVTGGAAAKDFSTWHKKAGEKHRPRRSTGTGPCCPGLTTAQLKCPPHGAAPESFLPAAEACPGKLLQRRVALPLPVLPTQGPGTRQQDTGKKPSASVLPPCPGSSPRTKETGRQGPASPDRSTAALPASEGCRRALQEVRQLSAEWEKGQNWWKEWREQAKAEWEAREAWSAGEHRQPPQALGSWTPHPPAQPRRKEANKRWRQAENPLPAEQMTAAAAQLGRLQTDHLSPRAVQVLRRLEPYHQRRDIFKQVTENNRRRQEQQRQLP, encoded by the exons ATGGAGGGTTGCTGCACCGTGGCTGTCAGCTTTGAGCTGTGCAGCTTGTTCCCCAcgctcctgcagctctcccccGAGG AGGTTGTGGCTATCTGGGATGCCGTGTCTGCATACATCCTGGGACAGCTGAAACTGGACAAG GGTGTCCTGGTCACAGGACTCGGGACCTTCGCTGTGGTCCAAGAGCGATTCAGCGGCGAAGAAGAGGTGTATGTGGTTCGAAGACCAGTCTTCCAGCTGGACATTGACACGATATGTCTGCAGGAGCTCGCATTCCCCACAGTGGCTATCCCTG GCAACATTGAGATCAAGACGCTGAACTACGGGTGGCTATCGCAAGCCACCTCCTTCCCGCCGCACGTGGTGCAGGACTGTGTGCAAGAGACCATCTTCCTGTACTCTTTCCAGCTGAGGAACAGGCAGCGCCTGGCCTTCGCCTTCAAGGACATTGGCGTGCTGTCCTGCAGAGATGACGTCCTGTGCATGCGGTTTTATTACGACTGCGTCACGGGGCTGGAGAGCGAGGCCAGCCAGATCGCGCTGCTTCACACT AGGCTGTGGATGCCGAGCGGGGCTCTCTCCAGGGGAGCACCCACTGCTCAGGGGatggaggctgctcctgcccacGCGTTCCCCAG GTTTCGGTTCATTGTTACAGGCGGAGCAGCGGCCAAGGATTTCTCCACCTGGCACAAGAAGGCTGGAGAAAAGCACAGGCCCAGAAGAAGCACGGGAACGGGTCCGTGCTGTCCAGGGCTGACCACAGCCCAGTTGAAATGCCCTCCCCATGGGGCTGCTCCAGAGAGcttcctcccagctgcagaggcgtgtcctgggaagctgctgcagagaCGGGTGGCActtcccctgcctgtgctgccaacGCAGGGGccaggcaccaggcagcaagaCACAGGCAAGAAGCCTTCTGCCAG TGTGCTCCCCCCGTGCCCAGGCAGCTCCCCCAGGACAAAGGAGACAGGCCGGCAGGGGCCAGCTTCTCCAGACAGGTCCACCGCTGCGCTCCCGGCATCCGAAGGCTGCAGGAGAGCACTGCAG GAGGTCCGGCAGCTGTCTGCAGAGTGGGAGAAAGGGCAGAACTGGTGGAAGGAGTGGCGAGAGCAAGCAAAGGCAGAATGGGAGGCAAGGGAAGCCTGGTCTGCAGGGGAGCACCGACAGCCACCCCAG GCACTTGGCTCTTGGACTCctcaccctccagcccagcccaggagaAAGGAGGCCAACAAGAGGTGGAGACAGGCTGAAAAccctctcccagcagagcagaTGACAGCAGCAGCCGCCCAGCTGGGAAGACTCCAGACTGA CCACCTTTCCCCACGAGCGGTCCAGGTCCTCAGAAGGCTGGAGCCGTATCACCAACGGAGGGACATATTCAAGCAGGTCACTGAGAACAACAGGCGGCGTcaagagcagcagaggcagctccCCTG A